CTCACGAAGCAGATCCTTCAGAAAATACTTGTCATGAACAACATGACGCATGGATGTCATCTCTCCAAAGCCGATATGGCTACAGACGTTGTCGTGCTTTGGTTGGGGCGAAAGACGTGCGGAGCGCAGATGCCCTGGAAGGATGAGGGACCCTTCCGGAATAGGGGCCATCGGCTCTCGACCGCCCATGAACCTGATGAAGAGATAGATGCAGAAAGACCGGCCGACAGTTGTGTCAGCTAAAACACGAAGGGGACAGCGCGAACGCTGTCCCCTTCGGCACTCTATCCGTGAGTGAACTTAGACTGCCGTAACGTTCTCAGCCTGGAAGCCCTTCGGGCCCTTCACGACGTTGAACTGAACGCGCTGTCCCTCGGCGAGCGAGCGGAAGCCGTTGGCATTGATGGCGGTGTGGTGCACGAAAACATCCTCACCGTTGTCGCGGCTCAGAAAGCCGAATCCCTTGGCGTCGTTAAACCACTTCACTGTTCCCTGTTCCATTGTTGTTCCTCTTTACCTGTGATGTACCGCTGAATTCTGATGTTTGGAATTCTGCGTGTTCATCTTTGGGGGAACATGCAGGGATTACAAGATCGGATTCTACGATGTTGCCCAATGATACCAGATTTCCTCAGTGATGTTTTCCCCAGGGGCACGTCTTTAGAGCATTTTCCCTGTTGCTGGGTAGCCCGGCAGGGTGTGCAGCGGCGTTTTCATTGTGGAAAACGCCCATAGATACGGAAGCCCTACTCTACACCTACAGGGAAAATGCTCTAACGAGCCGCCTTCCGTGCCGCGATCCAGCGGTCGGTTCTGGCATCCAGAACATCCAGGGGGAGCGCCCCTCCGTCCAGCATCTCGTCGTGGAAAGTCCGGATGTCGAACTTCGGCCCCAATTCTTTCTTCGCCCGCTCCCGTAATTCCACAAATTTCAACTGTCCCAGCTTGTAAGAGAGCGCCTGGGCCGGCCACGCGATATAGCGGTCCGTCTCCGACTGGATCGTAGGCTCATCCACAGCATGTGAATTTCTCATAAATTCGACCACCTGGTCCCGCGACCAGCCGAGGTCATGGATTCCCGTATCGACCACCAGGCGCACCGCGCGGAAGAGCTCTGAAGAAAGTCGGCCATAGTCCGAGACCGGATCCTGGTAGAAACCGACCTCTTTGCCCAGTTGCTCGGCATAGAGCGCCCAGCCCTCAACGTATGCGGAGTTGCCTCCGTGTAGCCGGAAGCTCGGCAGACCGGTTAGCTGCTGCTGGATCGAAAGCTGCATGTGATGCCCGGGAATCCCCTCGTGGTACGCGACGGCCTCGTCCTTGATGGTGTCGCGACGCTGGAAGTCGGAGACAGCAACCGACACGCGGCCCGGCCGCTTTCCATCAGGGGTACCGGTCTGGTAATGAGTCGCCATGGCCGCCTGGAAGGCAGGGATCGCCTCGACGGTGAC
This genomic window from Terriglobus albidus contains:
- a CDS encoding cold-shock protein — protein: MEQGTVKWFNDAKGFGFLSRDNGEDVFVHHTAINANGFRSLAEGQRVQFNVVKGPKGFQAENVTAV